The sequence below is a genomic window from Actinokineospora baliensis.
AGGAGGTGATGCGGAAGCTGGTTAATGGGTTGAGTTTTCTCGGCACATGGAAAGAGGGGTGGCAGGTTCCCACACCGGGTGCGATATCGAGGGCTCGGCAACGTTTGGGTGCGGCGCCGTTGCGGGCGTTGTTCGAGCGGGTGGCGGTTCCGCTGGGAGGCCCGGGGACGCGGGGGTCGTGGTTTCACGGGTTTCGGGTGATGGCTGTCGACGGGGTTGTTCTTGATATTCAGGACACGCCGGAAAATGTCGCTGTGTTCGGGGCGAGGCGCTCCGGTGGATATCCTCAGGTCCGGGTCGTGGGTATCGGCGAGTGCGGGACGCACGCGGTGGTCGGCGCGGCGTTGGATGGGATGTCGGTCGGTGAACGGGAGTTGTTGCTCCGGTGTTCCGACGTGCTGGAGCCGGGCATTTTGTTGCTGGCGGACAGGGGATTCTACGGCTACGACGTGGTGTCCCACGTGGTCGACACGGGCGCTGACCTGCTCTGGCGTGTGAAGGACGACCTGATCTTGCCCGTGCTCGAATGGCTCCCGGACGGTTCTTATGTCGCGGAGTTGCTGCCGTCGAGAATCCGGGAAAGAATGACCGCGTCCTCGCGTCCGGCCCGCGCCGACGAGATGTCCATTCCGGTTCGTGTCGTGGAGTACATGGTCACGAATCGCGGCGAGTCCGAGACGATCCGACTGGTGACGTCCATCGCTGACCACACCCTCGCTCCGGCGATCGAACTCGCCGAACTCTACCAGCAGCGGTGGGAGTTCGAGATCACCTTGGATGAGATCGAGACCCATCAGATCGCGGGATCGCGCGTACTCAGATCACGACTTCCCGAACTTGTCGAACAAGAGATATGGGCGACACTGCTCACCCACTACGCCATTCGACATTTCATGGTCGACGCCGCCGACGATCTCGGCGAGGACCCCGACCGACTCTCCTTCATCCGCACCATCCGCGTGGTCCGCCGACAAGTGACGAACCAAGCGGGTTTTTCCCCCTGAACGCCTGAAGGCCGCGATCACCGACACACTCGCCGAGATCGTACGACACCTCAACCCACGGCGAAGAAACCGCCACAATCCGCGCGTCATCAAACGCTACACCATCGGCCAGAAACGAATCAGAAGACCGCACCACCGACAAACGAAATACCCCGGACCGCCGACGATCCACGTCTTCGGAGCAGTCTAAGTCAACGGCATTGTGTTTTGCGTGGGGCCCCTACGACAGCCGTGGCAGGACCGCAAAGCAGAGGCCGAAAAGCATGGCCCTGTCCGCGCAGGAACGCTACGACTGCCGCCACCCCACACAAAACAGGTCCACCCCATCGAGCAGATGGCACCAGCGACTTCCGGGATCGGTGGCCGGGCTGGCGGGGTCGACTCGGTGGGCTGGGGTGGCACCGGCGGCTTCTGGGAGCGGCGGCCAGGGTGGCGGGGCTGGCTCGGCGGGCTGGGTTGGGTTGGGTGGGCTGACTCGGTGGGCTGGGATGGCACCAGCGACTCCGAGTGTCCAATGGTCGGCAATGCCGTCGGAGTCGGGTGGTTGGGCTGGCGGGGTTGGCTCGGTGGGTTGGGGTGGCACCGGAGCTTCCGAGTGTCCAGTGGCTGGGTTTGGTGGTCGGGGTAGGGCGGCTGGGGTGGCAGCAGCGGCTTCCGATGGGTTTGGCACCAGCGGCCTCGTGCGAGCGGTGGCTGGGCTGGGTGGGGTTGGCCCGGGGCGCTGGCTTCGAATTGTGCGGTCGAGCAGGCCAGCCTGGGGCGGCACCAGCGGCTTCTGCGGGCGGTCCCCGAGCTGGCGCCAAAAGGCTTTCGGGCGCTACTCCGCGTTGTGTTCCAGGCGGGAGAGGCGTTCTTCGTAGCGGGCCACGAGGCTGAGGCGGGTGCGGATTCGGGCGTGTTCCTCGCGGATTTCCTCCACCAAACCGGCCATCGGGGCGTCTGTGGTGGTGGGCCTGGTGGTGTGGTGTTCGAGGGTGGCCACCCGGGGTTCCAGGGCGGCTACCTGCGCGGCGATGCGGCGGTGTTCGCTGTTGAGCCAGTTCACCGAGTCCTGCAGTTGCTCCAGCTGCCGGGACAGGTCGTCGAGTTTGGGGGTGAGGTCGGCGCGTAGGGCCGTGATCTCGCCTTCCACCTCGGTGCCGACGGCGGCGGCTTCGGTGCGGGCTGCGTCGTAGACGCGGCGCCAGAGGGGGGAGAGGGGGTTCATGGGAGGAGTTCGATTCTGCCCGTGGTGGACCAGTGCTGCAGGAGGGTGGCTTCGGCGGTGAGCCGGTGTTCCGGGGTGACCGCGACCGGGGGGCCCCAGGCGTGCGGGAAGGTGGTTTGGGCTGGGGCGTCGATGATCGAGGTGCCGGTGAGCAGCACCCGCGCGTCGGGGAACAGTTCGGTCACCAGGTAGGTGGCCAGGGTGCCGGTGGTGGGCCAGGTGGGGGTGGTGGAGTCGAGGCCGAGCAGGGTGTTGAGCGCGATGGTGTACTCGTGGTTGGGGATGGGGACGAAGCCGAGGTCGGCGGGCCACCAGTCCGGGATGGTCTCGGGTTCCCAGTGCAGCCGACCGGGTTCCACCAGCAGGTAGAGCCGCGAGGTGTAGTCGGCGAAGGTGTGCGGGCTGGCGATCACGCCCCGGTGCAGGACGACGACGTCGGTGCGGGTGCCCAGGGCTGCCGGGTCGATGGCGAAGCTGGTCATCCGGATGACCAGGTCGCAGGCGTCGATGGCGGCCGAGCGGGCGGGGTCGGGGGGCATGGGGGCGTTGCCGACCACGGCGATGGTGCGCGGCGGCGTCCGGCGCGAGTAGGCGCCGAGCAGGTCGGCCAGCGCTGAAGTGGCAGTCACCGGCTCGCTGAGGAGAATGGTCATGTGGGGGTGGGGGTTGAGGTGTATTAGGCGATCAAGCCTAAGGTCTTGGGCTGTTCAGTGCAGCACGAGAGGACCGTAGTGTGACCGATGTGGTGGCGGTGGTGACCGCCCGTGGTGGCTCCGAAGGCTTTCCGGGCAAGAACTTGGCCCTCTTCCGGGGGAGACCGCTGGTCGCACACGCCGTGGCGACCGCCTTCGAGACCCCGGGTGTCGACCGGGTGGTGGTCACGACGGACGACCCGGCGATCGCGCAAGCCTGTGCTGGCGCGGAGATCGTCCAGCGGCCACCGGCACTGTCCACGCCCGACAGCCGGTCCGTTGACGCTGTCCTGCACGCCGCCGACGACCTCGGGCTGACCGCCGCTGTGATCGTCCTGCTCCAGCCGACGTCCCCGCTGCGCACCGCCGAC
It includes:
- a CDS encoding acylneuraminate cytidylyltransferase family protein translates to MTDVVAVVTARGGSEGFPGKNLALFRGRPLVAHAVATAFETPGVDRVVVTTDDPAIAQACAGAEIVQRPPALSTPDSRSVDAVLHAADDLGLTAAVIVLLQPTSPLRTADDIGECLRLHGDRATGSVVQMSPEGGHHPWKACVVEDGRLRPARDWADLEAPRQTLPRALRPTGGVYVVGLHDLRAHRRFFVPEVVAQVVPAARAVDIDSPADLARAQR
- a CDS encoding IS4 family transposase; translation: MRAMVDRGRFVDGISLGVLTRVFPRDLVDEVVAETGCGERRIRLLPARVVVYYVLGLSLFFGDSYEEVMRKLVNGLSFLGTWKEGWQVPTPGAISRARQRLGAAPLRALFERVAVPLGGPGTRGSWFHGFRVMAVDGVVLDIQDTPENVAVFGARRSGGYPQVRVVGIGECGTHAVVGAALDGMSVGERELLLRCSDVLEPGILLLADRGFYGYDVVSHVVDTGADLLWRVKDDLILPVLEWLPDGSYVAELLPSRIRERMTASSRPARADEMSIPVRVVEYMVTNRGESETIRLVTSIADHTLAPAIELAELYQQRWEFEITLDEIETHQIAGSRVLRSRLPELVEQEIWATLLTHYAIRHFMVDAADDLGEDPDRLSFIRTIRVVRRQVTNQAGFSP